A part of Myxococcales bacterium genomic DNA contains:
- a CDS encoding NAD(P)/FAD-dependent oxidoreductase, which translates to MLRLTQIKLPLKHNDAELTQAIAQELGVKNNEIISYKVFRRGIDARNKKNIFLIYTVDVEVLDEESILRRVKKNEKISIAPDTSYKFPARAYKNVKERPIVVGMGPCGLFSGLILAELGFRPIILERGEIVRQRTKDTFALWRKSILNPNSNVQFGEGGAGTFSDGKLHSLVSDPEFRGRKVLTEFVEAGAPAEILYISKPHIGTLRLVSMVEKMRAKILSLGGEIRFGAKVETLLSRNQQISGVKLSNGEQINSHHVVIALGHSARESFKMLNELGVYMEAKPFSIGFRVEHPQSMIDACKYGAFAKNPLLGAADYKLVHHCANGRSVYSFCMCPGGTVVAATSEVGHVVTNGMSQYSRVERNANSGIVVGINPSDYPSSVLAGIDLQRSIEQKAFLMGGSNYNAPAQLVGDFLANRSSTKLGDVVPSYKPGVKLTNLAGLLPDFATTAIREAILAFDKKIPGFARDDALFTAPETRTSSPVRIKRGEDFQSVNMKGLYPAGEGAGYAGGILSAAIDGLKVGEAVAKSMNS; encoded by the coding sequence ATGTTACGACTTACACAAATAAAACTTCCACTCAAGCATAATGATGCAGAATTAACTCAAGCTATTGCTCAGGAGCTAGGGGTAAAAAATAACGAAATTATTAGCTATAAAGTTTTTCGACGCGGCATAGACGCGCGCAATAAAAAAAATATTTTTTTAATTTATACTGTGGACGTAGAGGTGCTTGATGAGGAATCGATTTTACGTCGAGTAAAAAAGAACGAAAAAATAAGCATAGCACCCGATACTTCTTATAAATTCCCTGCTCGAGCTTATAAAAATGTGAAAGAGAGACCCATAGTGGTGGGCATGGGCCCTTGTGGTTTATTCTCAGGTTTAATTTTAGCCGAACTAGGTTTTAGGCCAATTATTTTAGAGCGTGGAGAAATTGTTAGACAAAGAACCAAGGATACTTTCGCTTTATGGCGAAAGAGTATCTTGAATCCAAATTCTAACGTTCAGTTTGGCGAGGGTGGTGCAGGTACTTTTTCTGATGGCAAGCTTCACAGTTTGGTAAGTGATCCTGAGTTTAGAGGAAGAAAAGTATTAACAGAATTTGTCGAGGCTGGAGCACCTGCAGAAATTCTATACATTTCGAAACCTCACATTGGTACTTTGCGATTGGTTTCCATGGTAGAGAAAATGCGCGCTAAAATTTTGTCCTTAGGCGGAGAAATTCGCTTTGGGGCAAAGGTTGAAACTTTGCTGAGCAGAAATCAACAGATAAGCGGGGTAAAACTTTCTAATGGTGAGCAGATAAATAGTCACCATGTGGTGATAGCCTTAGGGCATAGTGCTCGAGAAAGCTTTAAAATGCTCAATGAGCTTGGCGTTTATATGGAAGCCAAGCCTTTTTCGATTGGTTTTCGTGTAGAGCACCCTCAATCCATGATCGACGCGTGTAAATATGGTGCTTTTGCTAAAAACCCGCTCTTAGGGGCAGCAGATTATAAGCTGGTGCACCACTGCGCAAATGGACGTTCCGTTTATAGCTTTTGCATGTGTCCTGGTGGTACTGTGGTGGCAGCAACTTCCGAAGTAGGTCACGTCGTGACTAATGGCATGAGTCAATATTCCCGCGTTGAGAGAAATGCCAATAGCGGTATTGTGGTGGGAATTAATCCTAGTGATTATCCCAGCTCCGTTTTGGCTGGTATTGATTTGCAGCGCTCTATTGAGCAAAAAGCATTTTTAATGGGTGGCTCTAACTATAACGCACCCGCTCAACTAGTGGGCGATTTTTTAGCCAATAGATCTTCTACCAAGCTGGGAGATGTGGTGCCATCTTATAAACCAGGCGTAAAGCTCACAAACTTAGCGGGATTATTGCCTGATTTTGCAACGACTGCCATCAGAGAGGCTATCTTAGCTTTTGATAAAAAAATTCCCGGATTTGCCAGGGATGATGCACTTTTTACAGCTCCTGAAACCAGAACATCTTCTCCTGTGCGTATTAAGCGAGGGGAAGATTTTCAAAGTGTAAATATGAAAGGTTTGTATCCAGCCGGAGAAGGTGCAGGCTATGCGGGAGGAATTTTATCTGCTGCTATCGATGGTTTAAAAGTTGGTGAAGCTGTAGCAAAGAGCATGAATAGCTAG
- a CDS encoding M61 family metallopeptidase, translated as MKKNPISIMIDLSDHNAHLFNVSMHIPYAVVRQRLSLPVWTPGSYMVREFAQHIVSFEALDSDEKINYKKINKNTFELDNESSNIIVKYQVYAFDSSIRAAYIDNQQAFFNGTALFLCPEGLEDSEYSVSIPPPRQETWNVATTMPALKVDARGFGTYHSQNYEELIDFPFQVSAMKRLPFMTADIPHEIVLVGDVRPFDEQRLVRDLSKLCAEHHALFKQSPFDKYLFIARFEEGGYGGLEHRNSSMLLSSSNALPQYGLKEPDAQYRNFLGLCSHEYFHAWNVKAIKPKSFVPYNLNEECYTESLWIFEGITSYYDELLVRRAGLISQQSYLELMSKNLTRLERNRGRFTQSLYDASFDAWIKFYRPNENSTNATTSYYLKGSIVALYLDLFIRFKNSNKKTLDDVMRSVFIAYGDGHGMFEEQFLDMLKEIGDLDINEFKERFLSGTEDAPLEKLLNHNGVSLAMEADEIFVDDKTRMNAHLGCKIRFDDNQRALITFVELEGPAMKAGLAPFDEIVAINSIRIDAKNWPELASALKPDEEVEIVYARKKRLFQLKLWPSNVPTHQCKLSIQDGEENIIKRQSWLGEETVFI; from the coding sequence ATGAAAAAAAATCCTATTTCAATCATGATTGATTTAAGTGATCACAATGCCCATCTATTCAATGTGAGTATGCATATACCGTATGCAGTAGTACGACAGCGTTTATCATTGCCAGTGTGGACTCCCGGAAGTTATATGGTGCGGGAATTTGCGCAGCACATCGTATCTTTTGAAGCCTTGGACTCAGATGAAAAAATTAACTATAAAAAAATAAATAAAAATACTTTTGAGCTCGATAACGAAAGCTCCAACATCATAGTGAAATATCAAGTTTATGCCTTTGATTCATCTATTCGCGCAGCATATATTGACAATCAGCAAGCATTTTTTAACGGGACAGCTTTATTTTTATGCCCCGAAGGCCTTGAGGATTCTGAATACAGCGTGAGCATCCCTCCTCCCAGGCAAGAGACGTGGAATGTTGCAACAACAATGCCAGCTTTAAAAGTAGATGCCAGGGGTTTTGGGACTTACCACTCTCAAAACTACGAAGAGTTGATCGATTTTCCTTTTCAGGTAAGCGCTATGAAACGTTTGCCTTTTATGACGGCAGATATTCCGCATGAAATAGTGCTGGTAGGGGATGTTCGTCCTTTTGATGAGCAACGTTTGGTTCGTGATTTGAGCAAATTATGTGCTGAGCATCACGCTCTCTTTAAACAGTCGCCTTTTGATAAATATTTATTTATAGCTCGTTTTGAAGAAGGAGGTTATGGCGGCCTTGAACATCGCAACTCATCGATGCTTTTATCCTCTTCTAATGCTCTGCCGCAGTATGGGCTCAAAGAGCCCGATGCTCAATACCGCAATTTTTTGGGGCTTTGTTCTCACGAGTATTTTCATGCGTGGAATGTTAAGGCCATCAAACCCAAATCTTTTGTGCCCTATAATCTCAACGAAGAATGCTATACAGAATCCTTATGGATCTTTGAAGGGATTACATCATATTATGATGAGCTTTTAGTGAGGCGGGCTGGGCTTATTTCTCAACAAAGTTATCTGGAGCTTATGTCAAAAAATCTAACTCGTCTCGAGAGAAATCGTGGCCGCTTCACTCAATCACTCTATGATGCCAGTTTTGATGCATGGATAAAATTTTATCGTCCTAATGAAAATAGCACTAATGCAACTACCAGTTATTATCTAAAAGGATCTATTGTAGCGCTTTATCTCGACCTTTTTATCCGCTTTAAAAACAGTAATAAGAAAACACTCGATGATGTAATGCGGTCTGTTTTTATTGCTTATGGCGATGGACATGGAATGTTTGAGGAACAATTTTTGGATATGCTCAAAGAAATTGGCGATCTTGACATTAATGAGTTTAAAGAACGCTTTTTGAGTGGCACTGAGGATGCCCCCTTGGAAAAACTCCTTAATCATAATGGCGTTAGTTTAGCCATGGAAGCAGATGAAATTTTTGTCGATGACAAAACTCGTATGAACGCTCATTTGGGTTGTAAAATTCGTTTTGATGATAATCAGCGAGCGCTGATCACTTTTGTGGAGCTGGAAGGGCCGGCAATGAAGGCAGGTCTTGCTCCTTTTGATGAGATCGTTGCTATAAATTCTATTCGGATCGATGCAAAAAATTGGCCAGAGCTTGCAAGTGCCTTAAAGCCCGACGAAGAAGTTGAAATAGTATACGCTCGCAAAAAAAGATTGTTTCAGCTTAAATTATGGCCCAGCAATGTACCTACTCATCAGTGTAAACTTAGTATTCAAGACGGTGAAGAAAACATAATAAAGCGCCAGTCTTGGTTAGGAGAAGAAACAGTTTTTATTTAA
- a CDS encoding DsbA family protein has protein sequence MNNKKSLLISLLVLLAVVVAGGLVTKYLLDKLTQAEARIDVIEKVIFPPKEEEEVQKEAFDVPVGNSFVLGPKDAPISVTVFSNFQCPYCAMADTALRTLVNNEKLQGKVNLVFKHFPFDRHASARPASKAAFAAGEQGNDKFWAMSEKIFAHQSDLKEKNPEQLNKMFTAWAKEIGCDVNKFEADLKANDQKYDDQINQDIKLGAEKAELRGTPWILVNGWLLKGDINAETILSMSKEHKLQ, from the coding sequence GTGAATAATAAGAAAAGTCTGCTTATTAGCTTGTTGGTTCTGCTGGCTGTAGTGGTGGCCGGCGGGCTAGTGACAAAGTATTTGCTTGATAAACTAACGCAAGCAGAAGCCAGGATTGATGTAATAGAAAAAGTTATTTTCCCACCGAAAGAGGAAGAGGAAGTTCAAAAAGAAGCCTTTGATGTTCCAGTAGGAAACAGTTTTGTTCTCGGGCCAAAAGATGCACCTATAAGCGTTACTGTTTTTAGTAATTTTCAGTGCCCCTATTGTGCAATGGCCGATACTGCTTTGCGAACGTTGGTAAATAACGAAAAACTGCAGGGAAAAGTCAACCTTGTATTCAAGCATTTTCCATTTGACCGTCATGCTAGTGCGCGTCCTGCTTCAAAAGCTGCCTTTGCCGCCGGTGAACAAGGAAACGATAAATTTTGGGCTATGTCAGAAAAGATTTTTGCTCATCAATCAGACTTAAAAGAAAAAAATCCTGAACAGCTCAATAAGATGTTTACAGCTTGGGCTAAAGAAATTGGTTGCGACGTAAATAAATTTGAGGCTGATTTAAAAGCTAATGATCAAAAATATGATGATCAGATCAATCAAGATATTAAGTTAGGCGCAGAGAAAGCCGAGCTCAGGGGAACTCCGTGGATTCTTGTCAATGGTTGGTTGCTTAAAGGTGATATCAATGCCGAAACAATTTTATCCATGAGCAAAGAACACAAGCTTCAGTAA
- a CDS encoding IS4 family transposase: protein MNHIRTEFIESNLGDKRLTKRLLSIVSSVIESPEKSFPEAFGSSAELEGFYRFVGNPYIEIKDILEPHKQATLKRMCNKNNDIIIAHDSSEFVFSGKRRDLGTTSLGKSASFFGHFSLAISASDREPLGTLGLHCFKRGEKISPYALRKKGILTQTQSRRLPSEKQRWNDAIDSISKLSESAKNAIHVCDSETDSYALLADLSNKEHRFIVRGCYDRALVNGKHLREEFAEESRLFSKEIHLSRRNKKSGGANNKRLVKRDARNTIVDIKAKQITLKRSNCVDKKYALSLDINAVLILERNPPKDEKPIEWILLTQEPIASRQDIEKIIECYCSRWVIEEYFKVLKTGCSYEKRQLESFHSLKNCLGVFIPIAWFLLRLRNKANEANSSPELYIPPPLLAMLQNYTAESLLTVDEVLRQIARLGGHIKYNGPPGWLVLWRGLRELYAMYKGYQIAESILSTKRCDQS, encoded by the coding sequence ATGAATCATATAAGAACAGAATTTATAGAATCAAATCTTGGTGATAAGCGCTTAACTAAGCGCCTTTTATCAATTGTTAGCTCGGTTATTGAAAGTCCAGAGAAATCTTTTCCTGAGGCATTTGGGAGTTCGGCAGAATTAGAGGGGTTCTATCGGTTTGTGGGAAATCCTTACATAGAAATAAAAGACATTTTAGAACCGCACAAGCAAGCTACTTTAAAGCGTATGTGCAATAAGAATAATGATATTATTATTGCGCATGATTCGAGTGAGTTTGTATTTTCAGGAAAGAGACGAGACCTTGGAACAACCTCACTAGGTAAAAGTGCAAGCTTCTTTGGTCATTTCAGTTTAGCTATTTCTGCGTCAGATAGAGAACCATTAGGTACATTGGGGTTGCATTGTTTTAAGCGCGGTGAAAAAATCAGTCCTTATGCACTCAGAAAAAAAGGGATTCTTACACAGACTCAGTCTCGTCGCCTGCCATCGGAAAAACAAAGATGGAATGACGCAATCGATAGCATTTCTAAACTCAGCGAAAGCGCTAAAAATGCAATCCACGTATGCGATAGTGAAACAGATAGTTATGCTTTGCTTGCTGATTTATCGAACAAAGAACATCGATTTATTGTTAGGGGCTGCTATGACCGCGCCCTTGTAAACGGCAAGCATTTACGCGAGGAATTTGCAGAAGAAAGCAGATTGTTTTCTAAAGAAATACATCTTTCTAGAAGAAATAAAAAATCCGGCGGGGCTAATAATAAAAGGCTTGTTAAAAGAGATGCCCGCAATACGATAGTAGATATTAAAGCAAAACAAATTACATTAAAAAGATCAAACTGTGTAGATAAAAAATATGCATTATCTTTAGATATAAATGCTGTTCTTATTCTAGAGCGAAATCCGCCTAAAGATGAAAAGCCTATTGAATGGATTTTACTCACTCAAGAACCAATCGCTTCGCGCCAAGATATCGAAAAGATTATCGAATGCTATTGCTCACGTTGGGTCATAGAAGAATACTTTAAAGTCCTTAAAACTGGATGCTCATATGAAAAAAGACAGTTAGAAAGCTTTCACAGCCTGAAAAATTGTTTGGGAGTCTTTATACCAATAGCCTGGTTTCTCCTGCGGCTACGCAATAAAGCAAATGAAGCAAATAGCTCACCAGAACTTTATATACCGCCTCCATTATTAGCTATGCTGCAAAATTATACCGCGGAATCATTGCTTACTGTCGATGAAGTTTTAAGGCAAATAGCAAGGTTGGGAGGACACATTAAATATAACGGTCCTCCTGGATGGCTCGTCTTATGGCGAGGGCTTAGAGAACTTTATGCTATGTATAAAGGTTACCAAATCGCCGAATCTATCTTGTCAACAAAAAGATGTGATCAATCATGA
- a CDS encoding pentapeptide repeat-containing protein: MKYFIAVSIILLCNSLASAKTPHYESLHRDLVIGDKIINNSVLKKSKLINIDFSKSILTNSDFNDSHLHKINFSSAFIQLGNFTNTAFTLSDFRNAQIEISYFHQAKFSGSKLHKLDLSGLKIQYSTFTRTLFYRVNMENTSITKTDLSYSEFSHVNLENAHILNVDFSKSEISNMNLKNAKLRNVNFKGARIDGLNITGTMIYDERIKNYRKLKVSDLVNSGAVCVGTKAMWTQYL; this comes from the coding sequence ATGAAATATTTTATTGCCGTATCAATAATACTGTTATGTAACTCGTTGGCATCAGCAAAAACCCCACACTATGAATCTCTCCACAGAGATCTTGTAATAGGCGACAAAATAATAAATAATTCGGTGCTTAAAAAAAGCAAACTCATAAATATTGATTTCAGCAAAAGCATCTTAACTAATAGCGATTTCAATGATTCACATTTGCATAAAATAAATTTTAGCAGTGCATTTATTCAACTAGGAAATTTTACTAATACCGCTTTTACTCTTAGTGACTTTAGAAATGCCCAGATTGAGATTAGCTACTTTCATCAAGCAAAATTCTCAGGTTCTAAACTGCACAAGCTGGATTTAAGTGGGCTAAAAATTCAGTACAGTACCTTTACCCGCACATTATTTTATCGAGTAAATATGGAAAATACTTCCATAACAAAAACGGATTTATCTTATTCAGAATTTAGTCATGTTAATTTAGAGAATGCTCACATTCTTAATGTTGACTTTTCCAAATCAGAAATAAGTAATATGAATCTTAAAAACGCCAAATTAAGAAATGTAAATTTTAAAGGTGCACGAATAGACGGACTCAATATCACTGGCACTATGATTTATGATGAACGTATAAAAAACTATCGCAAGTTAAAGGTCAGCGATCTGGTAAATAGTGGCGCAGTCTGTGTTGGTACCAAAGCAATGTGGACACAGTATTTGTAA
- the crcB gene encoding fluoride efflux transporter CrcB — protein sequence MPYSSYLLIALGGASGALVRVFISRMLPETINNLPLPILAINILGCLLMGLLVELMALDWSWSPQLSAFLVPGFLGGFTTFSSFALEFGILTDKHTFGLAFSYVLASVVGGLLAFFCGLKIVRLLS from the coding sequence ATGCCGTACTCTTCATACCTTTTGATTGCATTAGGCGGTGCAAGCGGCGCTCTTGTTCGTGTGTTTATAAGCAGAATGCTTCCAGAAACTATCAATAACCTCCCTCTCCCCATTTTAGCGATAAACATTTTAGGATGTCTCTTGATGGGCCTTTTGGTGGAATTGATGGCGCTTGACTGGTCTTGGTCTCCCCAACTCAGCGCCTTTTTAGTACCTGGATTTTTAGGTGGGTTCACTACCTTTTCGTCCTTTGCTTTAGAGTTTGGCATACTTACAGATAAACATACATTTGGGCTTGCCTTTTCCTATGTTTTAGCAAGTGTTGTCGGCGGACTTTTGGCCTTTTTCTGTGGTCTAAAAATTGTAAGGCTCTTGAGTTAA
- a CDS encoding endonuclease/exonuclease/phosphatase family protein, which translates to MLNGKYIFCLSFFLTICLHVHARENTKKISVLSYNVAGLPDFISQSHPKRYTKLISPLLNEFDVVLVQEDFIYHRDLISRSRHRYLSKPDCDVFSKGGHHFGFNAWHCLVGLGDGLNRLSQIPFLELKRVTWKKCSGYLMRSSDCLTTKGFSFASHKISNNYYVHIYNLHADAGSHRKDKKARLSNFRQLAQFINQRSTNQAVIVAGDTNSLYSDENSPLEEFLLSTGLRDAWVTLGSSSHERIDKIFFRSSETLSITPLSHKVESKRFVTKDNEPLSDHEAVSVNFMLSYRD; encoded by the coding sequence ATGCTCAATGGAAAATATATTTTTTGCCTTTCATTTTTTCTAACAATTTGCCTGCATGTTCATGCTCGTGAAAATACAAAAAAAATTTCAGTACTGAGCTACAATGTCGCAGGATTGCCAGATTTTATTTCTCAATCTCACCCTAAGCGTTACACAAAGCTTATAAGTCCGTTGCTGAATGAATTCGACGTCGTTTTGGTACAAGAAGATTTCATCTATCACCGCGATTTAATTTCTCGCTCCCGCCATAGATATCTTTCAAAACCCGATTGCGACGTCTTCAGCAAAGGAGGACATCATTTTGGCTTTAATGCTTGGCATTGTTTAGTTGGACTGGGCGATGGTCTTAATCGTCTTTCCCAAATTCCATTTCTTGAGCTCAAACGAGTTACATGGAAAAAATGTTCTGGTTATTTAATGCGCTCTTCAGATTGCCTTACCACTAAAGGGTTTTCATTTGCATCGCATAAAATATCAAACAATTATTATGTGCATATCTACAATCTTCATGCTGATGCGGGTTCTCACAGAAAAGATAAAAAAGCTCGCTTATCAAACTTTCGCCAATTAGCGCAATTTATTAATCAACGTTCAACAAATCAAGCCGTGATTGTAGCAGGAGATACCAACAGCCTTTACTCTGACGAAAATAGTCCATTGGAAGAATTTCTTTTAAGCACGGGACTTAGGGATGCATGGGTAACACTCGGTTCTTCATCTCACGAAAGAATCGATAAAATATTCTTTCGTTCCTCCGAAACATTGAGTATTACTCCCTTGAGCCACAAAGTAGAAAGCAAGCGCTTTGTCACCAAAGATAATGAACCTCTGTCAGATCACGAGGCAGTATCAGTAAATTTCATGCTGAGTTATAGAGATTAA
- the lexA gene encoding repressor LexA produces the protein MARELTEKQKRVLSTLEAYWNTYQVPPSISDLAKELGINKATAYEHLLALKKKGYLVHQARAGRTWRLSEKVKQSLCNHLQIPVLGRVSAGLPILAHENIEEHITSELPATKELFALRVVGESMIKAHIKSNDIVIADKTASVKNNDIVVALIDGEEATVKRFEKIGSLIRLIPENNDFKILELDAERVHILGKVIEIRRSIA, from the coding sequence ATGGCACGCGAACTTACCGAAAAGCAAAAAAGAGTCCTATCTACCTTAGAAGCTTATTGGAACACCTATCAAGTGCCACCATCAATCTCAGACTTGGCTAAAGAGCTCGGAATTAATAAAGCTACTGCTTACGAACATCTCCTCGCTCTTAAAAAAAAGGGTTATCTGGTGCATCAAGCCCGAGCTGGTCGCACCTGGCGCCTTTCAGAAAAAGTGAAACAAAGCCTTTGTAATCATCTTCAGATCCCAGTGCTTGGTCGCGTATCGGCAGGCTTGCCTATTCTAGCCCATGAAAATATTGAAGAACACATTACGAGTGAACTTCCAGCGACCAAAGAACTTTTTGCTCTTAGGGTTGTGGGCGAAAGTATGATAAAAGCACACATCAAAAGTAATGATATCGTTATCGCTGACAAAACAGCTTCTGTTAAAAATAATGATATTGTAGTTGCTCTAATTGATGGAGAAGAAGCTACCGTTAAGCGATTTGAAAAAATTGGCAGCCTTATTCGCCTTATCCCAGAAAATAATGATTTTAAAATTTTAGAACTTGATGCAGAACGCGTACATATTTTGGGAAAAGTCATCGAGATCAGACGGAGCATAGCCTGA
- the mqo gene encoding malate dehydrogenase (quinone), with protein sequence MQNFFLLVLVSLIYFSCDRVPQTPPDTPTVGAVLIGGGIMSATVGTFLREFDPDLSIELYERLDQVAMESSAAWNNAGTGHAGFAELNYTPERADGSIDIKKAISINESFLVSKQFWAYEVSQKHLTARDFIYPVPHISFVKGSENVDFLKKRFEALKQIPLFAGMEYSEDPQTIKKWAPLLLEGRDTKEKIAATRVSRGTDVNFGMLTRELINSLEKSPNTRVYLKHEIVNLKANQDKTWTVVVKNLFNNEERAFRARFVFIGAGGGALPLLQKSNIAEGKGYGGFPVGGQWLITNNPDIVKLHHAKVYGKASIGAPPMSVPHLDTRVIDGKTSLLFGPFATFSTKFLKNGQWTDMFSSLSFNNIIPMLEAGWHNLDLTKYLIKQLRLSPEERIAILREYFPNAQIKDWHLANAGQRVQIIKDDQEKGGILQFGTELVGSQDGSIIALLGASPGASTAAQIAIDIIARCFKDRFERSWRNKLKKIVPSYGIELHKDALRFKEIEDHSNKYLGL encoded by the coding sequence ATGCAAAACTTTTTTTTATTAGTTTTAGTGAGTCTGATTTATTTCTCATGCGATCGCGTGCCACAGACACCCCCCGACACCCCTACTGTGGGAGCCGTGCTTATTGGAGGAGGGATCATGAGTGCAACTGTAGGAACTTTCCTACGAGAATTTGATCCTGATCTTTCCATAGAGCTTTACGAAAGACTCGATCAAGTAGCCATGGAAAGTTCAGCTGCGTGGAATAATGCAGGTACGGGGCATGCTGGGTTTGCTGAACTTAATTATACACCTGAGCGAGCCGATGGTTCCATCGATATAAAAAAGGCCATTAGCATCAACGAATCTTTTCTCGTTTCAAAACAATTTTGGGCATACGAAGTTTCACAAAAGCATTTAACTGCCAGGGATTTTATTTATCCTGTGCCACACATCAGCTTTGTTAAGGGCTCAGAAAATGTAGATTTTTTGAAGAAAAGATTTGAAGCTCTTAAACAAATCCCGCTTTTCGCCGGGATGGAATACTCTGAAGATCCTCAGACAATAAAAAAGTGGGCTCCTCTTTTACTAGAAGGCCGGGATACAAAAGAAAAAATTGCAGCTACCCGCGTCTCTCGGGGTACTGACGTCAATTTTGGCATGCTCACACGAGAACTTATCAACAGTCTAGAAAAAAGTCCCAATACGCGTGTTTATCTTAAGCATGAAATCGTCAACCTAAAAGCTAACCAAGATAAAACCTGGACTGTGGTTGTAAAAAATCTCTTTAACAATGAAGAAAGAGCATTCAGAGCCCGGTTCGTTTTTATTGGAGCTGGAGGAGGAGCTCTGCCTCTTCTACAAAAATCAAATATTGCTGAAGGAAAAGGCTATGGAGGATTTCCTGTCGGTGGACAATGGCTTATAACGAATAATCCCGATATTGTTAAGCTCCATCATGCCAAAGTGTACGGAAAAGCAAGCATTGGAGCTCCACCCATGTCAGTTCCTCATCTTGACACGCGGGTGATCGACGGAAAAACTTCGCTTCTTTTTGGTCCTTTCGCGACTTTTTCCACAAAATTTTTAAAAAATGGTCAATGGACAGATATGTTCTCTTCTTTGAGCTTCAACAATATAATTCCCATGCTCGAAGCTGGCTGGCATAATCTGGACTTAACCAAATACCTAATTAAGCAACTGCGGCTTTCCCCAGAAGAACGAATCGCAATATTGAGGGAATATTTTCCTAATGCCCAAATCAAAGATTGGCATCTTGCTAATGCCGGACAACGGGTACAAATTATCAAAGACGACCAAGAAAAAGGTGGCATCTTACAATTTGGCACTGAACTTGTTGGCTCACAGGATGGCAGCATCATTGCTCTTTTAGGCGCATCCCCTGGAGCATCGACAGCCGCTCAAATAGCCATCGATATTATTGCGCGCTGCTTTAAGGATAGGTTTGAACGTTCATGGAGAAATAAGCTTAAGAAAATCGTTCCCTCCTACGGGATTGAGCTTCACAAAGATGCCTTACGTTTTAAAGAAATCGAAGATCATAGCAATAAATATTTGGGACTTTAA